A single region of the Halobellus ruber genome encodes:
- a CDS encoding site-2 protease family protein, which translates to MEPSDSASEPPVDALRSVFHLRETRRDGDRVLFYGESLVPEQMLVQEVWTPFREAGYEVQVSTGGTGRSDVVVARPVTDGIDGIPWTNIGLLLATVVSTLLVGALTWYYIPLSDIRANPLVLLRAWPFTAAILGVLATHELGHYALGRYHGVDVSLPYVIPFVFPFGTLGAIIRMRGQMPDRKTLFDIGVAGPLAGLAATIVVTAIGLSLPPVEVPPWALEGTGRALVFNNPPLLDIIATLLGEPTEYADPAVAVNPVIIGGWVGMFFTVLNLLPVGQLDGGHILRAMLGESQERVAALVPAGLFGIAAYLHYGLGYGLNESVGLWGFWGLLSAFIAFKGPANPIDDSPLDAPRIAVGILTFALGVLCFMIVPVEVTTI; encoded by the coding sequence ATGGAACCGTCCGACTCGGCGTCCGAGCCGCCGGTCGACGCCCTTCGCTCCGTCTTTCACCTCCGTGAGACGCGCCGCGACGGCGATCGGGTGTTGTTCTACGGCGAGTCGCTCGTCCCCGAACAGATGCTGGTACAGGAGGTGTGGACCCCGTTCCGCGAGGCCGGCTACGAGGTGCAGGTGTCGACCGGCGGCACCGGCCGGTCCGACGTGGTGGTCGCCCGCCCCGTCACGGACGGGATCGACGGGATCCCCTGGACGAACATCGGCCTGCTCCTCGCGACTGTGGTCTCGACGCTGCTCGTCGGCGCGCTCACGTGGTACTACATCCCGCTGTCGGACATCCGCGCGAACCCGCTCGTCCTCCTTCGGGCGTGGCCGTTCACCGCCGCCATACTGGGCGTGCTCGCGACTCACGAACTCGGCCACTACGCCCTGGGGCGGTACCACGGCGTCGACGTCTCGTTACCCTACGTGATCCCGTTCGTCTTCCCGTTCGGAACGCTCGGGGCGATCATCCGGATGCGCGGCCAGATGCCCGACCGGAAGACCCTGTTCGACATCGGCGTTGCGGGGCCGCTCGCGGGGCTGGCGGCGACGATCGTCGTCACCGCGATCGGGCTGTCGCTGCCCCCGGTCGAAGTCCCGCCGTGGGCGCTCGAAGGGACCGGGCGGGCGCTGGTGTTCAACAACCCGCCGCTTCTGGACATCATCGCGACGCTTCTCGGCGAACCGACCGAGTACGCCGACCCCGCGGTTGCGGTCAACCCCGTCATCATCGGCGGGTGGGTCGGGATGTTCTTCACCGTCCTGAACCTGCTCCCGGTGGGCCAACTCGACGGCGGTCACATCCTGCGGGCGATGCTCGGCGAGTCCCAGGAACGGGTCGCGGCGCTCGTGCCCGCCGGCCTCTTCGGGATCGCGGCGTACCTCCACTACGGGCTGGGCTATGGGCTCAACGAGTCGGTCGGACTCTGGGGCTTCTGGGGGCTGCTGTCGGCGTTCATCGCGTTCAAAGGCCCCGCGAACCCGATCGACGACTCGCCGCTCGACGCCCCGCGGATCGCCGTCGGGATCCTCACCTTCGCGCTCGGCGTTCTCTGCTTTATGATCGTGCCGGTGGAAGTGACCACGATCTGA
- a CDS encoding universal stress protein: protein MYDHIVIPVDGSDEAAAAARHGFSLAATFDSTVSVLHVVERRALRLTATEDERTRLQSSGEAIVDDVAALAPDEVGSVTTDVVEGTPADRITAYAGDRGADLIVVGRQGVSGLGKRLLGGVTERILGRRTTPVAVVPGGAAETAADYARILFPTDGSDAADAAVPHVAAAARAFGSAVDVLNVVDLQAAGGVFNAGGLEPAFVDRLERRGRDAVDAAAGELGASAPEVGIRTAIERATATGGAAAAVRDYVDAAGIDLVVMGASGRSNRSRQLLGSVTSSVLRTVAVPVLVVPRSG from the coding sequence ATGTACGACCACATCGTGATCCCCGTAGACGGCAGCGACGAAGCCGCGGCAGCGGCCCGACACGGCTTCTCGCTCGCCGCCACCTTCGATTCGACCGTCTCGGTCCTGCACGTCGTCGAGCGGCGCGCGCTGCGGCTCACCGCGACCGAGGACGAGCGGACGCGGCTGCAATCGAGCGGGGAGGCGATCGTGGACGACGTCGCGGCACTCGCCCCCGACGAGGTCGGGTCCGTCACGACGGACGTGGTCGAGGGGACGCCCGCCGACCGGATCACCGCGTACGCGGGAGACCGGGGAGCGGACCTGATCGTCGTCGGTAGACAGGGCGTCTCCGGCCTCGGGAAGCGGCTCCTCGGCGGGGTCACCGAACGGATCCTCGGCCGACGAACCACCCCGGTGGCCGTCGTCCCGGGTGGCGCCGCCGAAACCGCAGCCGACTACGCCCGGATCCTGTTTCCGACCGACGGAAGTGACGCCGCCGACGCGGCCGTCCCGCACGTCGCGGCGGCCGCACGAGCGTTCGGATCGGCCGTCGACGTTCTGAACGTCGTCGACCTCCAGGCGGCGGGCGGCGTGTTCAACGCCGGCGGTCTCGAACCCGCGTTCGTCGACCGCTTGGAGCGACGGGGCCGGGACGCGGTCGACGCGGCCGCCGGGGAACTCGGCGCGAGTGCCCCGGAGGTCGGGATCCGGACCGCCATCGAACGGGCGACGGCGACCGGAGGCGCCGCCGCCGCCGTTCGCGACTACGTCGACGCGGCCGGGATCGACCTGGTGGTGATGGGGGCCTCCGGCCGCTCGAACCGCAGCCGACAGCTCCTGGGAAGCGTCACGTCGAGCGTGCTCCGGACGGTCGCGGTCCCGGTGCTGGTGGTTCCGCGGTCCGGGTGA
- a CDS encoding DNA-binding protein — protein sequence MSGTPDDDRLEELREQKKQQLREQAEGQGGGADAQAQQEAAREQAEAKQEAMLKQYLTDDARQRLNAIEMSKPEFAESVKKQLTALAQSGRIQDRIDDEQMQDLLRELQPESKSFDIRRR from the coding sequence ATGAGTGGAACTCCCGACGACGACCGACTCGAGGAACTCCGAGAACAGAAGAAACAGCAGCTCCGAGAGCAGGCCGAAGGTCAGGGAGGCGGCGCCGACGCCCAGGCCCAGCAGGAGGCGGCCCGCGAACAGGCCGAGGCCAAACAGGAGGCGATGCTGAAACAGTACCTTACCGACGACGCCCGACAGCGGCTGAACGCCATCGAGATGTCGAAACCCGAGTTCGCGGAGTCGGTGAAGAAACAGCTGACCGCCCTCGCACAGAGCGGTCGAATCCAGGATCGCATCGACGACGAACAGATGCAGGACCTGCTGCGGGAACTCCAACCCGAATCGAAGAGCTTCGACATCCGGCGCCGGTAG
- a CDS encoding DUF7411 family protein codes for MDLALLYSGGKDSTLAALFLDSFYDVRLVTGRFGITDDWTRAEAAADRLGYAFEPVDLDRSVAEAAADLMLEDGYPRNGIQHVHEHALERAADLDVDAVADGTRRDDRVPTVSRAQAQSLEDRHGIDYLSPLAGLGRHAVDRLADETLRVETGPSAEVPKGDYETELRALLAAEHGTDAVDSVFPDHEQSYVRGMRDAE; via the coding sequence GTGGACCTCGCGCTCCTTTACAGCGGCGGGAAGGACTCCACGCTCGCCGCCCTGTTCCTGGATTCCTTCTACGACGTCCGGCTGGTGACCGGCCGGTTCGGCATCACCGACGACTGGACCCGCGCCGAGGCCGCCGCCGACCGGCTGGGGTACGCCTTCGAGCCCGTCGACCTGGACCGCTCGGTCGCCGAGGCCGCCGCCGACCTGATGCTCGAGGACGGTTACCCGCGTAACGGGATCCAGCACGTCCACGAACACGCCCTGGAGCGTGCGGCCGACCTCGACGTCGACGCCGTCGCCGACGGGACCCGCCGCGACGACCGGGTGCCGACCGTCTCCCGGGCGCAGGCTCAAAGCCTCGAAGACAGACACGGGATCGACTACCTCTCGCCGCTGGCGGGGCTGGGCCGCCACGCCGTCGACCGGCTGGCCGACGAGACCCTCCGGGTCGAGACCGGCCCCTCCGCGGAGGTCCCGAAAGGCGACTACGAGACCGAACTCCGGGCGTTGCTCGCGGCCGAGCACGGCACCGACGCGGTCGACTCGGTGTTTCCGGATCACGAACAGTCGTACGTCCGCGGGATGCGCGACGCCGAGTAG
- the pyrH gene encoding UMP kinase yields the protein MRVVVCIGGSVLAPDLDPRRVEAHGEVIEGLAAEGCSVAAVVGGGGVARDYIGTARELGANEVQLDRIGIDVTRINARLLIAALGADADPKVAQDYEDAGDALRRGDVSVMGGVMPGQTTDAVAAALAEYVGADLLVYATSVDGVYSADPDADADAEKYGRLTPAELVDVIAPMSRGAGASAPVDLLAAKLIERSGMRTIVLDGTDPDRIGTAVRRGDHGGTDVVPAGDDGEPTYWAEG from the coding sequence ATGAGAGTCGTCGTCTGTATCGGCGGGAGCGTGCTCGCGCCGGACTTAGACCCGCGCCGCGTCGAGGCACACGGCGAAGTCATCGAGGGGCTGGCGGCCGAGGGGTGTTCGGTCGCCGCCGTCGTCGGCGGGGGCGGGGTCGCCAGGGACTACATCGGCACCGCCCGCGAACTCGGGGCGAACGAGGTCCAGCTCGACCGGATCGGCATCGACGTGACCCGGATCAACGCCCGGCTGCTCATCGCCGCCCTCGGCGCCGACGCGGACCCGAAAGTGGCGCAGGACTACGAGGACGCCGGCGACGCGCTCCGCCGGGGCGACGTCTCGGTGATGGGCGGCGTGATGCCCGGCCAGACCACCGACGCGGTGGCGGCGGCGCTCGCGGAGTACGTCGGCGCCGACCTGCTCGTCTACGCCACGAGCGTCGACGGCGTGTACAGCGCCGACCCCGACGCCGACGCCGACGCCGAAAAGTACGGTCGGCTGACCCCCGCGGAACTCGTAGACGTGATCGCGCCGATGAGCCGCGGGGCTGGCGCCTCCGCGCCCGTCGACCTGCTCGCGGCGAAGCTCATCGAGCGCTCGGGGATGCGGACCATCGTCCTCGACGGCACCGATCCCGATCGAATCGGCACGGCGGTCCGGCGCGGCGACCACGGCGGGACCGACGTGGTCCCCGCTGGCGACGACGGCGAACCAACCTACTGGGCGGAGGGGTGA
- a CDS encoding site-2 protease family protein, with amino-acid sequence MDTLLWVLVGLAAYSAVALFLSRRGLVPSSVRLQGPFTTVHTKRGREFIDRIAAPKRFWRAWTNLGVGAALVIMAGMFLFLLLQGIAILQQPPPASSVNQPQNFLVVPGVNDFLPLSVAPEIVFGLLVGLVVHEGGHGILCRVEGIEIESMGVFLLAIVPLGAFVEPDEESQREASRGGKTRMFAAGVTNNFFVTIVAFALLFGPVVASIGVAPGMAVADTYEGSPAATAGIGPSDRITAVGGVPVDNETTLDAALLDADDRTVTVELDGGGSAADRGARTTEVERSLVAVDSVPGNPANLSVGESAVNVTAVNGSAVATRPGFVEAVGEGRVVEVETERGAVTIPAGAYLTRVAADGPLAETGAPTEPGVIVTAIDGERVVTAAELTRALDDTDPGQTVSVELYHDGAAETYDVTLGTNPRDGTGFLGVNIFPGTSGLLLTDFGAQAYPAGTYIELLGGDGGPDATSLSGAIAESPLGAVYISLVLPLASLVLGIPNFPGFTGNVLNFYSVGGPLGALGGGVFVLANVAFWMAWINLQLALFNCIPGYPLDGGRILRTSAEAVVARLPVPDRNRVVSTITTAVGVTMLMSLLILVFGPTVLGG; translated from the coding sequence ATGGACACGCTTCTGTGGGTGCTCGTCGGACTCGCCGCCTACTCCGCCGTCGCGCTCTTCCTCTCGCGGCGCGGGTTGGTGCCGAGTTCGGTGCGGCTCCAGGGCCCTTTTACCACCGTCCACACGAAGCGGGGGCGGGAGTTCATCGACCGGATCGCCGCTCCCAAGCGGTTCTGGCGGGCGTGGACCAACCTCGGGGTCGGCGCCGCACTCGTGATCATGGCCGGGATGTTCCTCTTTTTGCTGCTCCAGGGGATCGCGATCCTCCAGCAGCCCCCGCCGGCGTCGTCGGTGAACCAGCCGCAGAACTTCCTCGTGGTGCCCGGCGTCAACGACTTCCTGCCGCTGTCGGTCGCCCCGGAGATCGTCTTCGGGTTGCTGGTGGGACTGGTGGTCCACGAGGGGGGCCACGGCATCCTCTGTCGGGTCGAGGGGATCGAGATCGAGTCGATGGGGGTGTTCCTGCTCGCGATCGTCCCGCTCGGCGCGTTCGTCGAACCCGACGAGGAGAGCCAGCGGGAGGCCTCCCGGGGGGGCAAGACCCGGATGTTCGCCGCGGGCGTGACGAACAACTTCTTCGTGACGATCGTCGCCTTCGCGCTGCTTTTCGGCCCCGTGGTCGCGAGCATCGGCGTCGCCCCCGGGATGGCCGTCGCCGACACCTACGAGGGGTCGCCCGCCGCGACCGCGGGGATCGGCCCCAGCGACCGGATCACCGCGGTCGGTGGCGTCCCCGTCGACAACGAGACCACGCTCGACGCCGCCCTGCTCGACGCCGACGACCGGACGGTGACGGTCGAACTCGACGGCGGGGGAAGCGCCGCCGACCGGGGGGCTCGGACGACCGAGGTCGAACGGTCGCTCGTAGCGGTCGACTCGGTCCCCGGCAACCCCGCGAACCTCTCGGTCGGGGAGTCGGCGGTCAACGTCACCGCGGTCAACGGCTCGGCGGTGGCGACCCGGCCGGGGTTCGTCGAGGCCGTCGGCGAGGGCCGGGTCGTCGAGGTCGAGACCGAACGCGGGGCCGTCACGATCCCGGCCGGCGCGTATCTCACCCGCGTCGCCGCCGACGGCCCGCTCGCCGAGACGGGCGCGCCGACGGAACCCGGCGTGATCGTGACCGCGATCGACGGCGAGCGCGTGGTGACCGCGGCGGAACTCACCCGCGCACTCGACGACACCGACCCCGGACAGACCGTGTCGGTGGAACTGTACCACGACGGCGCCGCCGAGACCTACGACGTGACGCTCGGCACCAACCCGCGGGACGGCACCGGCTTCCTCGGCGTCAACATCTTCCCGGGGACGAGCGGGCTGCTCCTGACCGACTTCGGCGCGCAGGCGTATCCGGCGGGGACCTACATCGAACTCCTCGGCGGCGACGGCGGCCCCGACGCCACCAGCCTCTCGGGGGCGATCGCGGAGTCGCCGCTGGGCGCCGTCTACATTTCGCTCGTGCTCCCGCTTGCCTCCCTGGTGCTCGGGATCCCCAACTTCCCGGGGTTCACCGGCAACGTGCTGAACTTCTATTCCGTCGGCGGGCCGCTGGGCGCCCTCGGCGGCGGCGTGTTCGTCCTCGCGAACGTCGCCTTCTGGATGGCGTGGATCAACCTCCAGTTGGCACTGTTCAACTGCATCCCCGGCTACCCGCTGGACGGCGGCCGGATCCTCCGGACCAGCGCGGAGGCGGTGGTCGCCCGGCTGCCGGTCCCCGACCGCAACCGCGTCGTGAGCACGATCACGACCGCGGTCGGGGTGACGATGTTGATGTCGCTTCTCATCCTGGTGTTCGGGCCGACCGTCCTCGGCGGGTAA
- the thiL gene encoding thiamine-phosphate kinase: MDERSALRRLAASLPAAGDDAAVVDGLVVTTDMLHETTDFPSGTTRYTAGWRSVGASLSDVAAMGADATAALAAYASPTLEAAELDAFVEGAVDVCEAVGAEYVGGDLDTAAEFTAATTAVGGTDSPVWRRGASPGEVVCVTGALGRTAAGLRAFEAGDVDRGNELFRFRPRIDAGRALAPFATAMMDSSDGLARSLHQLAEASDVGFDVDRTAVPVHDAADDYTTDAADRWQLAATVGEDFELVCTLPPSAVGGARGALAVDLHVIGEVTDGGVTADGEPLADEGYTHE, from the coding sequence ATGGACGAACGCTCGGCGCTCCGGCGGCTCGCCGCCTCGCTCCCGGCCGCCGGCGACGACGCCGCCGTGGTCGATGGCCTGGTGGTGACCACCGATATGCTCCACGAGACGACCGACTTTCCGTCGGGGACGACCCGGTACACCGCGGGGTGGCGATCGGTCGGGGCGTCCCTCTCCGATGTGGCGGCGATGGGCGCCGACGCGACCGCGGCGCTGGCTGCGTACGCGTCGCCGACGCTTGAGGCGGCGGAACTCGACGCGTTCGTGGAGGGAGCGGTCGATGTCTGCGAGGCAGTCGGCGCGGAGTACGTCGGCGGCGACCTCGACACCGCCGCGGAGTTCACCGCGGCGACGACGGCGGTGGGCGGGACCGACAGTCCGGTGTGGCGGCGCGGCGCGTCGCCCGGCGAGGTGGTCTGTGTGACCGGCGCGCTCGGGCGGACGGCGGCGGGGCTCCGCGCGTTCGAGGCCGGCGACGTCGACCGCGGCAACGAGCTGTTTCGATTCCGGCCCCGGATCGACGCCGGACGGGCGCTCGCTCCGTTCGCGACCGCGATGATGGACTCCTCGGACGGGCTCGCCCGGTCGCTCCACCAACTCGCCGAGGCGTCGGACGTCGGCTTCGACGTCGATCGGACGGCGGTCCCGGTCCACGACGCCGCCGACGACTACACTACGGACGCCGCCGACCGGTGGCAACTGGCCGCGACCGTCGGCGAGGACTTCGAGCTCGTGTGTACGCTTCCCCCGTCGGCCGTCGGCGGGGCTCGGGGTGCGCTCGCAGTCGATCTCCACGTGATCGGCGAGGTGACCGACGGCGGGGTCACGGCGGACGGCGAGCCGCTCGCCGACGAGGGCTACACCCACGAGTGA
- the lysS gene encoding lysine--tRNA ligase has product MGNGDRPADEPDDGADAESRHDFWAEAVADGIEARDPDEPIVIKGGVSPSGVAHLGNFNEIMRGYFVAAVLRDRGFEVRQVFTSDDRDPLRKLPRKLADPDGNIVGLGDVDAGALGRNLGKPYTDIPDPFGESESYAAHFASLLEADAERLGVPVEMVSNTELYRDGTFEPVVEHVLERVDDAREVLGTYQSKVDDEYVPFNPICANCGTVTETVTDIDLDAGTVDYVCTDMTAGGDTIEGCGFEGTATFREGKLPWRFEWPAQWQVLGVDFEPFGKDHAEGSWPSGQEIAREVLGIDPPVPMTYEWFTLNGEALSSSAGNVVTVPEILELLEPDVLRYFFALDPRRARDLDLSRLDQLVDDFDRFERAYFGDVDDEAITAFAERAYPYVVSEVREERIRLPYTFAAVLGMTDDRDLRLEMARNEGYVDDDAPEWAIEGALERVDRARAWAERMDNAYNYRIQETLPEVEFDGDVAAALEDLAEFVAAGHDGEAIQGEMYETARRHGVEVSEFFEAGYLLFFDQPQGPRLGEFLGELDSEFVVRRLRRMG; this is encoded by the coding sequence ATGGGCAACGGTGACCGACCTGCGGACGAGCCCGACGACGGAGCGGACGCGGAGTCCCGACACGACTTCTGGGCGGAGGCCGTGGCCGACGGGATCGAGGCCCGTGACCCCGACGAGCCGATCGTGATCAAAGGCGGGGTCTCCCCCTCCGGGGTCGCCCACCTGGGGAACTTCAACGAGATTATGCGCGGCTACTTCGTGGCGGCGGTCCTCCGGGACCGCGGCTTCGAGGTGCGGCAGGTGTTCACCAGCGACGACCGCGACCCCCTCCGGAAGCTCCCGCGGAAACTGGCGGATCCCGACGGCAACATCGTCGGTCTCGGCGACGTCGACGCCGGCGCCCTCGGCCGGAACCTCGGGAAACCCTACACCGACATTCCGGACCCGTTCGGCGAATCCGAGTCGTACGCCGCCCACTTCGCGTCGCTCCTGGAAGCGGACGCCGAGCGGCTCGGGGTGCCCGTCGAGATGGTCTCAAACACGGAGCTATACCGGGACGGTACCTTCGAGCCGGTCGTCGAGCACGTGCTCGAACGCGTCGACGACGCCCGGGAGGTGCTCGGGACGTACCAGTCGAAAGTCGACGACGAGTACGTCCCGTTCAACCCGATCTGTGCGAACTGCGGGACGGTCACCGAGACCGTCACGGACATCGACCTCGACGCCGGCACCGTCGACTACGTCTGCACCGATATGACCGCCGGCGGCGACACCATCGAGGGCTGCGGTTTCGAGGGCACCGCCACGTTCCGGGAAGGGAAGCTGCCGTGGCGCTTCGAGTGGCCCGCCCAGTGGCAGGTGCTCGGCGTCGACTTCGAGCCGTTCGGGAAGGACCACGCCGAGGGGTCGTGGCCCTCCGGACAGGAGATCGCCCGCGAGGTGCTGGGGATCGACCCGCCGGTCCCGATGACCTACGAGTGGTTCACGCTGAACGGCGAGGCGCTGTCGTCGTCGGCGGGCAACGTGGTCACCGTCCCGGAGATCCTGGAACTCCTGGAACCCGACGTGCTCCGGTACTTCTTCGCCTTGGACCCCCGGAGGGCCCGCGATCTGGACCTCTCGCGGCTGGATCAACTGGTCGACGACTTCGACCGCTTCGAGCGGGCGTACTTCGGCGACGTCGACGACGAGGCGATCACGGCGTTCGCCGAGCGTGCGTACCCCTACGTCGTGAGCGAGGTCCGCGAGGAGCGGATCCGGCTACCCTACACCTTCGCCGCCGTGCTGGGGATGACCGACGACCGCGACCTCCGGCTGGAGATGGCGCGAAACGAGGGGTACGTCGACGACGACGCCCCCGAGTGGGCGATCGAGGGGGCGCTCGAACGGGTCGACCGCGCACGTGCCTGGGCCGAGCGGATGGACAACGCGTACAACTACCGGATCCAGGAGACGCTCCCCGAGGTCGAGTTCGACGGCGACGTCGCGGCCGCGCTCGAGGACCTCGCGGAGTTCGTCGCGGCGGGCCACGACGGCGAGGCGATCCAAGGCGAGATGTACGAGACCGCCCGCCGCCACGGGGTCGAGGTCTCCGAGTTCTTCGAGGCTGGCTACCTGCTCTTCTTCGATCAGCCGCAGGGGCCGCGGCTGGGGGAGTTCCTCGGCGAACTCGATTCCGAGTTCGTGGTCCGGCGGCTCCGACGGATGGGATAG
- a CDS encoding DUF7123 family protein: protein MSATTKPSVESASDEPCKEDRLKSYLLEKAQDGEMYFKSKFIADEVGLSPKEIGALMVKLRDSASELTVEKWSYTSATTWRIEAAQNA, encoded by the coding sequence ATGAGCGCAACTACGAAACCCTCCGTCGAATCCGCGAGTGACGAGCCGTGTAAAGAGGACCGTCTGAAGTCCTACCTCCTCGAGAAGGCCCAGGACGGGGAGATGTACTTCAAATCCAAGTTCATCGCGGACGAAGTCGGGCTCTCGCCCAAGGAGATCGGCGCACTGATGGTGAAGCTCCGGGACTCCGCCTCGGAGCTGACCGTCGAGAAGTGGTCGTACACGAGCGCGACCACCTGGCGGATCGAAGCCGCCCAGAACGCGTAA
- a CDS encoding 30S ribosomal protein S19e encodes MVSVYDVPADALIEDVADRLTDRIEQPEWIEFAKTGHSRELPPEQDDFWYVRSASLLRKVAKKGPIGVDRLATEYGGRKRGSNRYRVAGNSSATGSKKIIRTALQQLEEEGLVQTAKGQGRRITPEGRSFLDNAANDVLDELDRPELERYA; translated from the coding sequence ATGGTAAGCGTCTACGACGTTCCGGCCGACGCCCTCATCGAGGACGTCGCCGACCGCCTTACGGATCGCATCGAGCAGCCGGAGTGGATCGAGTTCGCCAAGACCGGCCACAGCCGCGAACTCCCCCCCGAACAGGACGACTTCTGGTACGTGCGCTCGGCGTCGCTCCTCCGGAAGGTGGCTAAGAAGGGGCCGATCGGCGTCGACCGCCTCGCGACCGAGTACGGCGGGCGCAAGCGCGGCTCCAACCGGTACCGCGTCGCCGGCAACAGCTCCGCCACCGGGAGCAAGAAGATCATCCGCACCGCGCTCCAGCAGCTCGAGGAGGAAGGGCTCGTCCAGACCGCGAAGGGCCAGGGTCGCCGCATCACGCCCGAGGGCCGAAGCTTCCTGGACAACGCCGCCAACGACGTCCTCGACGAACTCGACCGGCCGGAACTCGAACGCTACGCGTAG
- a CDS encoding molybdopterin synthase: MQVLGIAGPGARTLCDRVAPHLDGRVAVVDRSDGSQDGGPPEGVAAAYRLGDDGAWSAAGADRGLDDVLDDLAATYDHALLVGFPGADVPTVALGDADPERIALSADSEPEVETDAVLDAVADAEPYVTLETLVEQVKASPRAHRAGAIATFTGRVRAKDGEEDPRTLRLTFEKYEGVAEDRLRSLESELMERAGVEEVVMFHRTGTLEAGEDIVFVVVLAGHREEAFETVSDGIDRLKDEVPIFKRETTVEEDFWVHDRQ; the protein is encoded by the coding sequence ATGCAGGTACTCGGTATCGCCGGCCCCGGCGCGCGAACGCTGTGTGACCGCGTCGCCCCCCACCTCGACGGGCGCGTCGCGGTCGTGGACCGATCCGACGGGTCGCAGGACGGCGGCCCGCCGGAGGGGGTCGCGGCCGCCTACCGCCTCGGCGACGACGGCGCGTGGAGCGCCGCCGGCGCCGACCGGGGGCTGGACGACGTCCTCGACGACCTGGCAGCGACGTACGACCACGCGCTGCTGGTGGGGTTCCCCGGGGCTGACGTCCCCACGGTCGCCCTCGGCGACGCCGACCCCGAGCGGATCGCGCTCTCGGCCGATTCCGAACCCGAGGTCGAGACCGATGCCGTCCTCGATGCGGTTGCCGACGCCGAGCCGTACGTCACGCTGGAAACCCTCGTCGAGCAGGTGAAGGCGTCGCCCCGCGCCCACCGCGCCGGTGCCATCGCGACGTTCACGGGTCGGGTGCGGGCGAAGGACGGCGAGGAGGACCCGCGGACGCTCCGCCTGACCTTCGAGAAGTACGAGGGCGTCGCCGAGGACCGCCTGCGGAGCCTCGAATCCGAGCTGATGGAGCGGGCGGGCGTCGAGGAGGTGGTGATGTTCCACCGGACCGGCACCCTCGAAGCGGGTGAGGACATCGTCTTCGTGGTCGTCCTCGCGGGCCACCGCGAGGAGGCGTTCGAGACGGTCTCGGACGGCATCGACCGGCTCAAAGACGAGGTACCGATCTTCAAACGCGAGACTACAGTCGAGGAGGACTTCTGGGTCCACGACCGACAGTAG
- a CDS encoding lysylphosphatidylglycerol synthase transmembrane domain-containing protein, translated as MVRANLRATVVGFAAAAVVFAVLFTFAGVDELVATLRAADTSDLAFVIGATVAWLLAWSVSLYTVLGVLGVERTLPSSFLMFSGATFANNVTPFGQAGGEPITAFLISRVTDAEYERGLAAIASVDTLNFVPSITIALLGAGYFATEVALGANRNLLAAVGGVVALAILVPGLVYLGWRRRYRLEARLVDGLTPIIRALARRLPRVPVPTPEGIEERIDGFFRAIERVADSPRRLAVALAASTAGWLAQTVALRAAFEAIGVSVPLSVVLVVVPIGAIAGVTPLPGGAGGIETVLVLLLLAAPLPQVTEAAAVAAVVIFRGAVYWIPVLVGGVAVAWIGVGPGLRADPE; from the coding sequence ATGGTCAGGGCGAACCTCCGTGCCACGGTCGTGGGTTTCGCCGCGGCCGCCGTGGTGTTCGCCGTCCTGTTCACGTTCGCCGGGGTCGACGAACTCGTCGCGACGCTCCGGGCGGCGGACACGAGCGATTTGGCGTTCGTCATCGGCGCCACGGTGGCGTGGCTCCTGGCGTGGTCGGTCTCGCTGTACACCGTCCTCGGCGTGCTCGGCGTCGAACGCACGTTGCCCTCCTCCTTTCTGATGTTCTCCGGGGCGACGTTCGCGAACAACGTCACGCCGTTCGGCCAGGCCGGCGGCGAGCCGATCACGGCCTTCCTGATCTCCCGGGTCACGGACGCCGAGTACGAGCGGGGGCTCGCCGCGATCGCGAGCGTGGACACGCTGAACTTCGTGCCCTCGATCACGATCGCGCTCCTGGGCGCGGGCTACTTCGCCACCGAGGTCGCGCTGGGCGCCAACCGGAACCTGCTCGCCGCTGTCGGCGGGGTGGTCGCCCTCGCGATCCTGGTTCCCGGCCTGGTTTACCTCGGCTGGCGGCGTCGCTACCGGCTCGAAGCCCGGCTCGTCGACGGGCTCACGCCGATCATCCGCGCGCTCGCCCGGCGGCTCCCGCGGGTTCCCGTCCCGACGCCCGAGGGGATCGAGGAGCGCATCGACGGCTTCTTCCGGGCGATCGAGCGGGTCGCCGACAGCCCGCGGCGGCTGGCGGTCGCGCTGGCGGCCTCCACCGCCGGGTGGCTCGCACAGACGGTCGCGCTCCGGGCGGCGTTCGAGGCCATCGGCGTGAGCGTGCCGCTGTCGGTCGTGCTCGTGGTCGTCCCCATCGGCGCGATCGCGGGGGTCACGCCGTTGCCCGGCGGCGCGGGCGGGATCGAGACCGTTCTCGTGCTGTTGCTCCTGGCGGCGCCGCTGCCGCAGGTGACCGAAGCCGCCGCCGTCGCGGCCGTCGTGATCTTCCGGGGTGCGGTCTACTGGATCCCCGTCCTCGTCGGCGGGGTGGCGGTGGCGTGGATCGGCGTCGGCCCGGGACTCCGTGCCGATCCGGAGTGA